The window GGCGTGGAGGTCCGGAGTCGGATGGAGAGAGGGGAACGCGGGGCCGCGAACTCACCAGGGACGGCCGTGCAGCACGATGGTCTTCACCTCGGTCATCTCACCGACCGCCGCGCGCGGACCCTCCTTGCCGTAGCCGCTGCCCTTCAGTCCGCCGTACGGCATCAGGTCGGCGCGCCACAGCGGCGTCCAGTTGATGTGCACCGTGCCCGCGTCGATCTCGCGTACGGCCCGGATCGCGCCGGCCACGTCGGAGGTGAACACGCCCGCTCCCAGGCCGTACGCCGTGCCGTTGGCCTGGGCGATCGCGGACTCCCAGTCCGCGGCCGAGCTGACGGCGACGGCGGGTCCGAACAGTTCCTGCTGGCTGAAGGCGGAGTCGGGGTGGACGTCGGCCACGACGGCGGGGCTCACGACGGCCCCGTCACGCTCGCCGCCGGTCAGGATCCGGGCGCCGTCGGTGCCGGCCCGGGCGATGGCCCGCTCCACGCGCTCCGCCTCGGCGGTCGTGATCAGCGTGCCCATCGTCGTCTCGGGGGACGACGGGTCGCCGGTCCGGATGGCCTTGACCTTGGGGACGAGCGCGTCGAGGAAGTCGGCGGTGATCGAGGGGTGGGTGATGACCCGTTGGACGGAGATGCACACCTGCCCGGCGTTCACATAGCCGCCCAACGCGACGGCGCTCGCGGCGAGTTCGAGGTCCGCGTCCGGCAGGACCACGACCGGGCAGGAGGCTCCCAGTTCGAGGGAGAGCTTCTTCACCCCGGCGACGCGCGCGATGTGCTCGCCGGTGGCGGTGGAGCCCGTGAAGGAGATCTTCCGCACCCGGGGGTCCGTGACGAGCAGGTCCCCCAGCACCCCGCCGGAACCTACGAGCACCGAGAGCACGCCCTCGGGAAGCCCGGCGTCGACGAAGCAGGAGGCGAGTTCCAGCGCGGTCAGCGGGGTCGAGGTGGCCGGCTTGAGGACGACGGCGTTGCCCGCCGCGAGCGCCGGTGCCAGTTTGTGCAGGACGAGCAGGGCGGGGTAGTTGAAGGGCGTGATCGCCACCACGACACCGCAGGGCTGGCGCAGGGTGAAGCCGACCTTGTCGAAGCCGGTGCCGCGGTTCGCGTCCAGCGGCAGCGTCTCGCCGTAGAGCTGGGTGCCCTCGAAGGCCGCGAGACGGATCAGGTCGCCGGAGCGCGATGCCTCGCCGGTGGCCTCGGTGATGGTCTTGCCCGACTCCGCGCTGATGGTCCGCGCGATCCTGCCGGCCCGTTCGTCGGCCAGTTCGGCGGCCCGCAGCAGGATGGTCATCCGCTCGTGGGCGGGCGTGCGCCGCCACACCGCGGCTCCCCGTTCGGCCGCGGCCAGGGCCACGTCGACATCCTCGGGGCCGGCGAGCGCCACGGTGCCGACGGGCGAACCGTCGAAGGGCGACATCACTTCCCGCGTCCGTCCCGGCCCTGTCGACGCTTGCCACCGGCTTCCGATGAGCAGCTCCGTCGGTGCCATCGCGTTCTCCCTTCAGACAGCCGTCAGCTCTGGAACGCGGCTCTCGCGAGACCCCTCGGGTGAGCGGGAAAGGAGCGAGAGCCGACCGCCAGGCCGTTTACGTGGGCGCAACGTTAGGTGCGTTCCGGCGGAATGTTGAAGGGGTGGGATCCATCAATAGCCCATCATCGGCACCATCTTTTTCCCATCATCCTGACCGCCCGTGTCAGGAGTCGCGGAAGAAATCAGCGGAGCGGCTGTTGAGAGAACAGAGCCCAGTTCTTCCAGCGGAGAGACCATGGTGAACGAGCAGGATCACGCAGCCCCACGGGACCCGGACCAGGGCTCTCGTGCCGGAGGGACACGGTTCTCCGTGCTCGACCGCTCGCGCACCCGGGAGGGACACGACACCTCCGAGGCGCTGCGCGACACCGTCGGGCTGGCGCGGGAGCTGGAGGGGCTCGGCTATCACCGGATCTGGGTCTCCGAGCACCACGGTGTGCCGGGGGTGGCCGGTTCCGCGCCGACCGTGCTGGCCGCCGCGGTCGCCGCCGCGACCCGCACGATCCGGGTGGGCACGGGCGGGGTGATGCTGCCCAACCACCAACCCCTGGTGGTGGCCGAGCAGTTCGGCGTTCTGGAGTCCCTGTTCCCCGGCCGCATCGACATGGGCCTGGGCCGTTCCGTCGGGTTCACGGACGGCGTACGGAAGGCGCTGGGCCGGGACAAGGACGTGGCCGACGACTTCGCGGCCCAGTTGGACGAACTGCTCGGCTGGTTCCGCGGCACGTCCCCGACAGGTGTGCACGCACGCCCCGCCGAGGGCCTGACAGTGCCGCCATTCGTGCTGGCCATGGGCGAGGGTGCGACGATCGCCGCCCGGGCCGGCCTCCCCATGGTGATCGGCGACCTCAGGAACCGGGACAAGATGCGCCGCGGCATCGACCACTACCGCGAGACGTTCCGGCCGTCCGTATGGGCGCGGGAGCCGTACGTCGTCATCTCCGGCACGGTCGCGGTCGCGGCGAGCCCGGAGGAGGCTCGACGACTGCTGGTCCCGGAGGCCTGGTCTATGGCGTACTCGCGCACGCACGGCACGTTTCCGCCGCTTCCGTCCGTCGAGCGTGTCGAATCGCTGACGATGACGGAGAGGGAGCGCGGTTTCTACGAGTCCGGTCTGTCCGGTCATGTCGTCGGCACGGAGGAGCAGGTTGCTCATGAGCTGGGGACGGTGATCAAGGAGACCGCGGCTGATGAGGTGCTGGTTACGACCAGCACGTATGACCGGGAGGCGCTGGTGGACTCGTTTCGGCGGTTGGCGGGGGTTGTGGGGTTGGGCCCCGCCTGAGTTTTCCGCGTCGGTCGTCTCTTTGGCTGCGGGCCGTGGGTGGCTGGTCGCGCAGTTCCCCGCGCCCCTTTCGGGGCTCCCACCTGTACCCCGCCTAGAACCGTAGGGTTTGCCCCTGGTCCGCCTCATCGTTCCGCCTGGAGTCCGCCCATGCACAGCCCCCACGACCCCTACGTCCGTGTGCGTGGTGCGCGTGAGCACAATCTTCAGGGGGTCGATGTCGATATTCCGCGGGATGTGCTGGCGGTCTTCACGGGGGTGTCCGGGTCCGGGAAGTCGTCGCTCGCCTTCGGGACGATCTACGCGGAGGCGCAGCGGCGGTACTTCGAGTCGGTGGCCCCGTACGCGCGTCGGCTGATCCATCAGGTGGGGGCGCCGAAGGTCGGGGACATCAGCGGGCTGCCGCCCGCGGTGTCGTTGCAGCAGCGGCGGTCGACGCCGACCTCACGCTCGTCGGTCGGTACGGTCACCAACCTCTCCAATTCGCTTCGGATGCTGTTCTCGCGTGCGGGCGACTATCCGCCGGGGGCCGAGCGTCTCGACTCGGACGCCTTCTCGTCGAACACGGCCGTCGGGGCCTGTCCCGAGTGTCATGGGCTCGGTCGGGTGCACCGTACGACCGAGGAGTCGCTGGTCCCCGACCCGACGCTGTCGATCCGCGAGGGCGCGATCGCCGCGTGGCCGGGCGCCTGGCAGGGGAAGAACCTGCGCGATGTCCTCGACGCGCTGGGGTACGACGTGGACCGGCCGTGGCGCGAACTGCCCGCCGAGCAGCGTGAGTGGATCCTGTTCACGGACGAGCAGCCGGTCGTGACCGTGCATCCGGTCCGGGACGCCCAGCGGATCCAACGCCCGTACCAGGGCACGTACATGAGCGCGCGGCGCTATGTCATGAAGACCTTCTCGGACTCGAAGAGTCAGACGTTGCGGGCCAAAGCCGAGCGGTTTCTGGAGGCCGCGCCCTGTCCCGTGTGCGGCGGCAGTCGGCTGCGGGCCGAGGCGCTCGCGGTGACGTTCGCAGACCGGACCATCGCGGAGCTGGCCGCGCTGCCGCTCGTCGAACTGGCCGACTCCCTCACCGGTCATGGTGATTCGGAGACCGCCCGCGTCCTCACCGAGGATCTGCTCGCGCGTATCTCGCCGGTCACCGAGCTGGGCCTCGGCTATCTCAGCCTGGACCGCGCCACACCCACCCTTTCGGCCGGTGAGCTCCAACGGCTGCGGCTGGCCACGCAGTTGCGCTCGGGGCTCTTCGGGGTCGTGTACGTCCTCGACGAGCCGTCGGCCGGACTGCACCCGGCGGACACGGAGGCGCTGCTGACGGTCCTCGACCGGTTGAAGGCGTCCGGCAACTCGGTGTTCGTCGTGGAGCACCACCTCGATGTCATGCGCGGCGCAGACTGGCTCGTCGACGTGGGGCCGAAGGCGGGCGAGCACGGCGGACAGGTGCTGCACAGCGGCCCGGTGGCGGAGCTGGAGCATGTCAGGGAGTCGGCGACGGCCCGGTTCCTCTTCGACCGCTCCCCCGTCCCGGTACGTGAAGTCCGGGCGCCGCGCGGCCAGTTGAAGGTCGGCCCGGTGACACGGCACAACCTGCGTGGCGTGACCGCCGAGTTTCCGCTCGGCGTGCTCACCGCGGTCACCGGCGTCTCCGGCTCGGGCAAGTCCACGCTCATCGGCGAGATCACGGAGGACCTTCCGGGTGTGGGGCGGCTGGTCGGCGTCGACCAGAAGCCGATCGGCCGTACGCCCCGCTCGAATCTGGCGACGTACACGGGCCTCTTCGACGTCGTGCGCAAGGTGTTCGCGGCCACGCGGGAGGCGCACCGGCGCGGTTACGGCGTGGGGCGGTTCTCGTTCAACGTGGCGGGCGGGCGCTGCGAGACCTGTCAGGGCGAGGGGTTCGTGAGCGTCGAGCTGCTCTTCCTGCCGAGCACCTATGCCCCGTGCCCGGACTGCGGCGGGGCGCGCTACAACCCCGAGACGCTCGAAGTGACGTACAGGGAACGGAATATCGCGCAGGTGCTGGACCTGACGGTCGAGGCCGCCGCGGACTTCTTCGCGGACACTCCGGCCGTCGCGCGCAGCCTCGCCACGCTCCTCGATGTCGGTCTCGGTTATCTGCGGCTCGGCCAGCCGGCGACCGAGCTGTCCGGCGGTGAGGCGCAGCGCATCAAGCTCGCGAGCGAACTCCAGCGCGTACGCCGAGGTCACACGCTCTATCTCCTCGACGAGCCGACGACCGGTCTGCACCCGGCCGATGTCGAGGTCCTGATGCGGCAGTTGCACGGTCTGGTCGACGGCGGGCACAGCGTCGTGGTCGTGGAGCACGACATGGCGGTGGTGGCGGGCGCGGACTGGGTGGTCGACCTGGGGCCGGGCGGCGGCGACGCGGGAGGCCGGATCGTGGCGACGGGACCTCCGGCGGAGGTCGCACGGGCGGCGGCGAGCGCCACGGCTCCGTACCTCGCCCGCGCGCTGGGCACCGGGGGCTCTCAGTCCCAATAGGCCTTCCGCAGCCTGGACTTGGCCAGTTTCCCGGTGGGTGTGCGCGGCAGCTCGTCCGTGAAGTCGACGCTGCGGGGCGACTTGTAGTGGGCGATGCGGTCGCGGACGAACTCGAGGAGCTCATGTTCGAGTTCGGGACCGGGGAGCGCGTCGGGGGCGGGCTGGACGACCGCCTTGACCGCCTCGCCCATCTCCGCGTCAGGGACGCCGACGACCGCGACATCGGTGACCTTGGGGTGCAGGGTCAGACAGTCCTCTATCTCCTGGGGGTAGATGTTCACGCCGCCGGAGATGATCGTGAAGGCCCTACGGTCGGTGAGGAAGAGGTAGCCGTCCTCGTCGACGTGGCCGATGTCCCCGGTGGTCGTCCAGTTGGGGTGCTCGGGGTGCTGTGCCTCACGGGTGCGCGCGTCGTCGTTGTGGTACCTGAACGGGAGTTCCTCACGCTCGAAGTACACGGTTCCCGTCTCCCCGACGGGCAGCACCTTGCCGTCCTCGCCGCAGATCCGCAGCTCGCCGAGGAGGCCGCCGCGGCCCACGGAACCCGGCTTGCGCAGCCATTCCTCGGGGCCGATGAAGGTGATCCCGTTGGCCTCCGTCGCCGCGTAGTACTCGTACAGGACGGAACCCCACCAGGCGATCATCCGCCATTTGACCTCGACGGGGCAGGGCGCGGCTGCGTGGATGGCGACCTTCAGCGACGAAACGTCGTAGGAGTCCCGCACCTCGCGCGGCAGCTTCAGCATCCGTACGAACATGGTGGGCACCCACTGGCTGTGCGTCACCCGGTGCCGTTCGATCGCCTCCAACGCCCCTTGTGGATCGAAGGAGTTCATGAGGACGACCGCGCCGCCGGTCGCCGTGACGACGTATCCGAAGCGGAGGGGCGCGGCGTGGTAGAGCGGGGCCGGGCAGAGGTAGACGGTGTCCTCGCCGAAGCCGTACATGGGCTGGAAGAGCAGCTGGTACGTGCTCATCACCTCGCGGACGTCGCCCTCGGGGAGCGTCGGTGCGATGCCCTTGGGGCGGCCGGTGGTGCCGGAGGAGTAGAGCATGTCGACACCGCGGGGCTGGTGGGCCGGGGGTTCGGGTGAGGCGGCGGCCAGCGCCCGCTCGTAGGAGCCGTCGTCGAAACCCAGGTGTGATATCCGACCGGGCACCAGTTCCCGTATCTCTTCCCCGAGTTCGGTGAGCGGTCCGGAGACGACGAGTGTCCTCGCACCGCAGTCGCGGACGATGTACGCGGCCTCGTCGGCGGTCAGGTGATGGTTGACGACGGTGAGGTAGAGGCCCGAGCGCAGGGCCGCCCAGTAGACCTCCAGGACGCGTGGGTCGTTGTCGGCGAGGAGCGCCAGATGGTCGCCCGTGCGCAGTCCGGCGGTCCGCAGGTGGTCCGCGAGGCGCAGGGAACGCTCTTCGAGTCGGCCATAAGTGAGGGTCCGGCCGCCGTCCGCGGTGACGACGGCCGGCCTGGCGGGGTCGTACGCTCCGGGATACATGCGGGGACGGTACCCCGCGTTGGTGACGGTGCGTCAGAGGTGTGCATACGCCTTGGAGTTCGCGCTCCTTCGGTGGGCGTCGGCGGTCTCGACGACGGCCGTCCCGGTGCGGGCCGCCGCGTTGGTGGCCGTTTCGGCGGCGAGGGCGAGTGTTCGCCGGTCGGGTGCGCTGCCCGCCGGGAGCACCGGCTCCACGCGTACCTCGGCCACGAGGGCGCGGGCCGACACGACCCGCCAGACCGAGGTGAGCAGCGAGTCGCTCCCGACGAACGCGGGCGCGGTGGTCGCCGCTCCCCCCTCGAACCGGTAGTGGAGATGCACCGGCTGGACGGGCACGCCGGCGTCCAGGGCGGCCTGGAAGGCGGCTCTGCGGAAGTGGCCCTGGGCCCGGCCGCACCAGGTGCTCCCTTCCGGGAAGACCACGACCGCCGATCCGCCGCGCAGGGAGTCCGCGATGCGTTCGACGGTCCTCGGCAGTGCGCGCAGGCGGTCGCGCTCGATGAACAGCGCGCCGCTGCTCGCGGTGAGCACTCCGGCCACGGGCCACTGCCTGATCTCCGCCTTGGCGAGCATCCGGGCGGGGCGGACGGCGGCGAGCAGGGGTATGTCCATCCAGGAGATGTGGTTGGCCACCAGGAGCAGTCCGCCGCCGGGCGGGGCCGCCCCGGTCATCCGCAGCCTCACGCCCGCGGCGCGCACGATCGTCCGGCACCACAGCCGGGTGAGCCGGTCGCGCCACACGGCGGGCAGCCGCCCCACGACCGGGATCAGCACGATCCCGAAGAGGAGTACGGCCAGGAGTACGGCAAGCCGCAGCAGGGCGCGCGGCACGGCGGCCGGGGACCCCACGGACTCCACGCAGACCCGCGAGCACGGGGCGCTGGGCAGCCACGCGCTCACCGGGGCGGGCGCCGAGGGCACCGCGCCCGGACGTGCCCCTGCCCCGACGTGCACACCGCCGCGCCGTGGGCGCGGCACCTTCCCGGCGCCCGGGAACACCGGAGTGCTCACGCCCGGGCTCACGAGCGTCGTGGTGCCCCCACGACGCGGGCGGAGTTTCACGGCCACGCGGGACACGCCCGTCGCGCCCATCGCACCCATGCGGGACATGGTGATCACGCCGGCACGAGCGACAGGAAGTGCCGCAGGTAGCGCGGGTTGACCCGGCGCATCGACAGCAGCACGTACATGTCGGCGACGCCGAAGTCGGGGTCGTGGGCCGGTTCCGCGCAGACCCAGGCGCCGAGGCGGAGGTAGCCGCGCAGGAGCGGGGGCAGCTCGGTGCGGGCGGGACGGGTGACGCCCTCGGCGCTCCACGGCAGCAGCGGCCGTACCCGGTACTCCTCGGGCGCCAGGTGCTTGTCCCGCACCCGGTCCCAGGTGCCCGCGGCGAGCGCCCCGCCGTCGGCGAGCGGGATGGAGCAGCAGCCCGCCAGCCACTCGTGGCCGCCGTCGACCATGTAGCGGGCGATCCCGGCCCATATGAGACCGATGACCGCGCCGTCCCGGTGGTCGGGGTGGACGCAGGAGCGGCCGACCTCGACGAGCCCGGAGCGGATCCCGGCCAGCGGTCCGAGGTCGAACTCGCCCTCCGAGTAGAGCCGTCCGGCGACCGCGGCACGGTCGGGCGGCAGCAGCCGGTAGGTGCCGACCACCTGCCCGGTCGTGGTGTCGCGTACGAGCAGGTGGTCGCAGTACGCGTCGAAGGCGTCGACGTCCAGGCCCGGCTGCGAGGAGGAGAGCAGCGCGCCCATCTCCCCGGCGAAGACGTCGTGACGCAGCCGCTGGGCGGCGCGGACGTCTGCCTCGTCGCGGGCGAGGGTGACGGTGTAGCGGGTGGGGGCCGTCGACAGTGGGGGGCTGTCGAGCGTGGAAACGCCGGTCATGGCACTCTCCTGGTCACGGGCCGGTTCGGCGGAGCGGCGCGGCGGACCGAAGCGAACGGTCCGTGCGCTCCTGTTCTTCCGACGCCGGCTGACCGGCGAGTAACCCCCGGAGAGAGACCGGGTGTGAGCTTGTTGAATGCCAGGGGTGCCTGGTAGGGCTGAGGTCGAATTCACTCCGGCCCACTCGCCCGCACCTTAGGCGAACGCCCACTAAAGCCCTCGTAAGACCGCGGCAAACCGTGCCCCGTAAGGGGCGCGGGGAACTGCGCGACCAGCCCTCACAACCCGCAGCCGAACAAACGACCACCCAGCGGAGCGTTACCGCTTTCCGGCCTTCCGAGTAGCCCGCAGCCACTCCTTGTTCATCCCCGTGATGGAGACGAGCGGGATCCCCTTGGGGCACGCGGTGGCGCACTCCCCGGCGAGCGTGCACCCGCCGAACCCCTCCTCGTCCATCTGCGCCACCATGTCGAGCACCCGCGTCTCCCGCTCGGGCGCGCCCTGCGGCAGCACGTTGAGGTGGTTGATCTTCGCCGAGGTGAAGAGCATCGCGGCACCGTTCGGGCAGGCGGCCACACACGCCCCGCACCCGATGCACTCGGCGTGCTCGAAGGCGAAGTCGGCGTCCGGCTTGGGCACGGGCGTCGCGTGGGCCTCGGGCGCGGCTCCGGTCGGGGCGGTCACGTAGCCGCCGGCCTGGATGATCCGGTCGAAGGCCGACCGGTCGACGACCAGGTCCTTGACGACCGGGAAGGCGGAGGCCCGCCACGGCTCGATGTCGATCGTGTCGCCGTCCTCGAAGGACCGCATGTGCAGCTGGCAGGAGGTCGTGCGCTCCGGCCCGTGCGCGTCGCCGTTGATGACGAGCGAGCACGCGCCGCAGATGCCCTCACGGCAGTCGTGGTCGAAGGCCACCGGATCCTCGCCCTTGAGGATGAGCTCCTCGTTGAGGGTGTCCAGCATCTCCAGGAAGGACATGTCGGCCGAGATGTCGTCCACTTCGTACGTGGACATCGCTCCGTCGGCGTCGGCGTTCCGCTGCCGCCAGACGCGCAGGGTGAGCTTCATGCGTAGCTCCGCTGGGTGGGGTGGACGTACTCGAAGACGAGGTCTTCCTTGTGCAGGACGGGGGCTTCGCCGGTCTCGGTGAACTCCCAGGCGGCCGCGTACGAGAACTCCTCGTCCCGCCGCTCCGCCTCTCCGTCCGGGGTCTGGGACTCCTCGCGGAAGTGACCGCCGCAGGACTCGTCACGGTGCAGGGCGTCGAGGCACATCAGCTCGGCGAGCTCCAGGTAGTCGACGATGCGGTTGGCCTTCTCCAGCGACTGGTTGAACTCCTCGCCGGTGCCGGGGACCTTGATGCGCCGCCAGAACTCCTCGCGGATCTGCGGGATGCGCTCCAGGGCCTTGCGCAGCCCCGAGTCCGTACGCGCCATTCCGCAGAACTCCCACATCAGCTCGCCGAGTTCGCGGTGGAAGGAGTCGGGGGTGCGGTCGCCGTCGACGGCCAGGAGCAGCCGGAGCCGGTCCTCGGTGTCGGCCAACACCTCCTGGACGACGGGGTGTTCGTCGGTGACGCCCTCGTGGTGCGGGTTGCGGGCGAGGTAGTCGTTGATGGTCGACGGGAGGACGAAGTAGCCGTCGGCGAGGCCCTGCATCAGCGCGGACGCGCCGAGCCGGTTCGCGCCGTGGTCCGAGAAGTTGGCCTCGCCGATCGCGAACAGCCCCGGGACGGTGGTCTGGAGGTCGTAGTCCACCCAGAGGCCGCCCATCGTGTAGTGCACGGCGGGGTAGATCCGCATCGGCACCTCGTACGGATCCTCGTCGGTGATCCGCTGGTACATGTCGAAGAGGTTGCCGTACTTGGCCTCGACCGCCTCCCGGCCCATGCGCCGGATGGCGTCGGCGAAGTCGAGGTACACGCCCTGGCCGCCGGGGCCCACTCCCCTGCCCTCGTCGCAGACGTTCTTCGCGGCGCGGGAGGCGATGTCGCGCGGGACGAGGTTGCCGAAGGAGGGGTAGATGCGCTCCAGGTAGTAGTCGCGCTCGTCCTCGGGGATCTCGTTCGCGGGGCGGTCGTCGCCCTTCGCCTTCGGGACCCAGATCCGGCCGTCGTTGCGCAGCGACTCGCTCATCAGCGTGAGCTTGGACTGGTGCTCGCCGGTGCGCGGGATGCAGGTGGGGTGGATCTGGGTGAAGCACGGGTTGGCGAAGTACGCGCCGCGCCGGTGGGCCCGCCAGATCGCGGTGGCGTTGGAGTTCATGGCGTTCGTGGAGAGGTAGAAGACGTTGCCGTAGCCACCGCTCGCGAGCACCACGGCGTCCGCGTAGTACGTGTCGATCCTCCCCGTGATCAGATCGCGGGCGACGATGCCGCGCGCCCGTCCGTCGACCACGATCAGGTCGAGCATCTCGGTGCGCGGATGCATCTCGATGTTCCCGGCGGCGATCTGCCGGGACAGCGCCTGGTAGGCGCCCAGCAGAAGCTGCTGGCCCGTCTGGCCGCGGGCGTAGAAGGTGCGGGACACCTGGACGCCGCCGAAGGAGCGCGTGTCGAGCAGGCCGCCGTACTCGCGGGCGAAGGGAACGCCCTGGGCGACGCACTGGTCGATGATCTCGACGGAGATCTGGGCGAGCCGGTGGACGTTCGACTCACGCGCCCTGAAGTCGCCGCCCTTGACGGTGTCGTAGAACAGCCGGTGGATCGAGTCGCCGTCGTTGCGGTAGTTCTTGGCGGCGTTGATGCCGCCCTGCGCGGCGATCGAGTGGGCGCGGCGCGGGGAGTCCTGGTAGCAGAACTGCACGACGTGGTAGCCCTGTTCGGCGAGCGTGGCGCCGGCTGAGCCGCCCGCGAGACCCGTACCGACGACGATCACGGTGTGCTTGCGGCGGTTGGCCGGGTTGACCAGCTTGGCCTCGAAGCGGCGGGTGTCCCAGCGCTCACCGACCGGTCCCTCGGGGGCTTTGGTGTCGACGACCGGCTCTCCGGTCGTGTACTCGGCGAATTCAGCGGTCATGTCAGCTCACCACTCCGGTCATCACGCCCACGGGTACGGCGATGAAGCCCGCCGTCAGCACCACCGCGAGCACGTTGGCGATGGTCTTGAAGGCCCGGTCGCGGGTGCGGCTGCCCACGCCGAGGGTCTGCGCCGCGCTCCAGAAGCCGTGCCGCACGTGCAGGCCGAGCGCGAGCACGGCGACGATGTAGACGACGTTGCCGTACCAGGTGGAGAAGGTGTCGATCACGTTCTGGTACGGGTGTCCGGGCTGGAAGCCGTTCGGGTGCGCGGTGCCGGTCGTCAGGTCGAGGATGTGCCAGACGATGAAGAGTCCGAGGATGATGCCGCCCCAGCGCATCGTGCGGGTGGCGTAGCCGGCTCGTGGCTTCTTGTGCACGTACTTGGTGGGGCGCGCCCTGATGTCGCGGCGGCTGAGCTGGTACGCGGAGACGGCGTGTGCGACGACGGCGGCGACCAGGACCACGCGGATGATCCACAGCGCCCACTCGTAGTGCAGGAAGGGCTCGCCGATGGTGCGCAGCCAGTGCGCGTAGTGGTTGAACTCGTCCGACCCGAAGAAGATCTTGAGGTTGCCCAGCATGTGGACGACCAGGTACGACAGCATGATCAGGCCGCTGACGGCCATCACGGTCTTCTTGCCGACGGACGAGTCCCACATGGTGCGCGTCATGGACGGTTTTCGGTCCGTCCGCGTTGCCAGAGCCATGGAACGCACGCTAGGGCCGGGAGGGCCGATCGGTCCAAGACATGGTCCGGCTCGTTTCGATAGGCCCTGGCTATCGTGGGCGTATTCTTGGGGGATGCAGTTCCAGCAGCTCCAGTACTTCGTGGCCGTCGCCGAGACCCGGCACTTCACCCGGGCCGCCGATCTGGTCCATGTCGCCCAGCCGTCGCTCTCCCAGCAGATCAAGTCGCTGGAGCGGGAGTTGGGCGCCGATCTCTTCCTGCGGGCGCGCGGGAACATCACGCTCACGGACGCGGGCGAGGCGCTGCTGCCGCTGGCCCGCCGCATCCTGGCCGACGCGGACACGGCCCGGCACGAGGTCCAGGAGCTGGCCCAGCTGCGCAGCGGGCGGGTCCGGCTGGGGGCGACGCCGAGCCTGTGCACGGGCCTGCTGCCGGATGTGCTGCGCGCCTTCCACGACCGGTATCCCGGCATCCGGCTGCTGATCGAGGAGGGCGGCTCGCACGATCTCGTACGGGAGCTCGCGCGCGGGGCGCTCGATCTCGCTCTCGTCGTGCTGCCGCTGCCCACGCCGTCGCCCGCGCTGACCACGGTGGAGGTGCTGCGGGAGGACCTGGTGGTGGTGTCGTCGCCTGAGGCGTCGGCACCGGGGGGTGGGCGGCGGACCGTGCGGGTCTCCGACCTGGAGGGTGAGCGGCTGGTGATGTTCCGGCACGGGTACGACCTGCGGGAGCTGACCGTCGCCGCGTGTCGCTCCGCGGGGTTCGAGCCGGATTTCGCGGTGGAGGGTGGGGAGATGGACGCGGTGTTGGGGTTTGTCCGGGCGGGGCTGGGGGTGGCTGTGGTGCCGCGGATGGTCGCCGC is drawn from Streptomyces liliifuscus and contains these coding sequences:
- a CDS encoding GNAT family N-acetyltransferase, with amino-acid sequence MTGVSTLDSPPLSTAPTRYTVTLARDEADVRAAQRLRHDVFAGEMGALLSSSQPGLDVDAFDAYCDHLLVRDTTTGQVVGTYRLLPPDRAAVAGRLYSEGEFDLGPLAGIRSGLVEVGRSCVHPDHRDGAVIGLIWAGIARYMVDGGHEWLAGCCSIPLADGGALAAGTWDRVRDKHLAPEEYRVRPLLPWSAEGVTRPARTELPPLLRGYLRLGAWVCAEPAHDPDFGVADMYVLLSMRRVNPRYLRHFLSLVPA
- a CDS encoding succinate dehydrogenase/fumarate reductase iron-sulfur subunit encodes the protein MKLTLRVWRQRNADADGAMSTYEVDDISADMSFLEMLDTLNEELILKGEDPVAFDHDCREGICGACSLVINGDAHGPERTTSCQLHMRSFEDGDTIDIEPWRASAFPVVKDLVVDRSAFDRIIQAGGYVTAPTGAAPEAHATPVPKPDADFAFEHAECIGCGACVAACPNGAAMLFTSAKINHLNVLPQGAPERETRVLDMVAQMDEEGFGGCTLAGECATACPKGIPLVSITGMNKEWLRATRKAGKR
- a CDS encoding fumarate reductase/succinate dehydrogenase flavoprotein subunit, producing MTAEFAEYTTGEPVVDTKAPEGPVGERWDTRRFEAKLVNPANRRKHTVIVVGTGLAGGSAGATLAEQGYHVVQFCYQDSPRRAHSIAAQGGINAAKNYRNDGDSIHRLFYDTVKGGDFRARESNVHRLAQISVEIIDQCVAQGVPFAREYGGLLDTRSFGGVQVSRTFYARGQTGQQLLLGAYQALSRQIAAGNIEMHPRTEMLDLIVVDGRARGIVARDLITGRIDTYYADAVVLASGGYGNVFYLSTNAMNSNATAIWRAHRRGAYFANPCFTQIHPTCIPRTGEHQSKLTLMSESLRNDGRIWVPKAKGDDRPANEIPEDERDYYLERIYPSFGNLVPRDIASRAAKNVCDEGRGVGPGGQGVYLDFADAIRRMGREAVEAKYGNLFDMYQRITDEDPYEVPMRIYPAVHYTMGGLWVDYDLQTTVPGLFAIGEANFSDHGANRLGASALMQGLADGYFVLPSTINDYLARNPHHEGVTDEHPVVQEVLADTEDRLRLLLAVDGDRTPDSFHRELGELMWEFCGMARTDSGLRKALERIPQIREEFWRRIKVPGTGEEFNQSLEKANRIVDYLELAELMCLDALHRDESCGGHFREESQTPDGEAERRDEEFSYAAAWEFTETGEAPVLHKEDLVFEYVHPTQRSYA
- a CDS encoding succinate dehydrogenase; this translates as MALATRTDRKPSMTRTMWDSSVGKKTVMAVSGLIMLSYLVVHMLGNLKIFFGSDEFNHYAHWLRTIGEPFLHYEWALWIIRVVLVAAVVAHAVSAYQLSRRDIRARPTKYVHKKPRAGYATRTMRWGGIILGLFIVWHILDLTTGTAHPNGFQPGHPYQNVIDTFSTWYGNVVYIVAVLALGLHVRHGFWSAAQTLGVGSRTRDRAFKTIANVLAVVLTAGFIAVPVGVMTGVVS
- a CDS encoding LysR family transcriptional regulator — encoded protein: MQFQQLQYFVAVAETRHFTRAADLVHVAQPSLSQQIKSLERELGADLFLRARGNITLTDAGEALLPLARRILADADTARHEVQELAQLRSGRVRLGATPSLCTGLLPDVLRAFHDRYPGIRLLIEEGGSHDLVRELARGALDLALVVLPLPTPSPALTTVEVLREDLVVVSSPEASAPGGGRRTVRVSDLEGERLVMFRHGYDLRELTVAACRSAGFEPDFAVEGGEMDAVLGFVRAGLGVAVVPRMVAARTGRGLRVTPLARPGLARTIALAHRSDVAPPRAARELQRMLLER